From Sediminispirochaeta bajacaliforniensis DSM 16054:
ATGGCGGAGACTACCGAATTGGGGCCGGTTGCCGCATCCCCTCCCGCAAAAAGCCAGGGAATTGCAGTTGAGCCATCTCTTTGGTTTGCTGCGATGAATCTGTTGCCGCCTATAGGTATTTCCGTTGCACCAGCAAAGGTCTTTTTATCCAGAGCCTGACCTATTGCAATAATTATCTGGTCGGTTTCGATCTCAAATGGCTGTGCCTCGTCATCGGTGGGGCGCCTTCGTCCCGATCTGTCGAACTCGCCAAGGGTCATACCGTGGCATCGTATGGCGCGAACGGCTCCTTTCCCGTCGGTAAGTATCTCGGATGGTTGGGTGAGCGACATAAGCTTTACCCCTTCCAGTAAGGCCTCTTCGATCTCTTCGGCATAGGCCGGCATCTGCTCCCTGCTTCGGCGATAGAGCATCGTCACCTCTTTTGCCCCCAGGCGAATTGCAGTTCGTGCCGCATCGACGGCTGCATTGCCGCCTCCTACCACCACAATCCGTTCTCCGACAGAGACGCTTCCTCGTATGTTATAGGTTCGCAGGAAGTCGATACCCTGAACCACGCCTTCGGCCGCTTCTCCCCTGATACCGAGACGGAGGTTACCGGGGGCGCCGACGGCGATGAAAATTGCCTCGTATCCCTCATCTCTAAGGTCTTGTAGGCTGAAATCCCTTCCCAACCGTTTATCGGTTACGATATCCACTCCAATCTGTTCTATCATACGGATTTCTCTGGCAAGGGTTTCTCTGGGGAGCCTATAGGCGGGAATGGTCTGAACAAGCATACCGCCGGGCCTGGACTGGGCCTCAAAAATACGAGGGCGATAGCCAAGGCGGGCAAGGAAATAACCACAGGAGAGCCCTGCCGGGCCGGCGCCGATGATAGCCACCTTTCTTCCTTCCCGATCGGCATCTTCCCGTACCTCCGGCCGCTGGACCGTTACCTCTTGGTCGACCATGTAGCGCTTGATAGCCCTGATTGCCACAGCCTCATCAATTCCCGCTCTTCTGCATTTGTCTTCGCAGGTATGGAAACAAACCCGAGCGCAGACGGCCGCAAAGGGGTTGCGTTCCCGGTGGAGCCGTAGTGCCTCGGCATAACGTCGCTCTTTGACGAGGGATATAAATCCGGGGATATCAACTCCGGCGGGACAGGCGCTCTGACACGGGGCTCGCACAAGGGCTGGGCACACCCCAGCCGTGCAGTGGTGGTCCCTTATATGTTCCTCATACTCATGTCTGAAATGACGGATTGTTGAGAGTACCGGATTGGGAGCCGTCTGTCCGAGGCCGCAGAGGGCTGTTTCCTTGATTTTCGTTCCCAGTTCAATGAGACGATCTATATCCTCCATCTCCCCTTTTCCGTTGCAGATACGCTCCAGGATTTCCAGCATCCTTTTGGTGCCTACACGGCAAGGGGTACACTTTCCGCATGACTCTTCCTGCACGAATTCAAGAAAATAGCGGGCGACATCCACCATACAGGTGTCGTCGTCCATGACGATCAATCCTCCGGAACCCATAATTGCACCAAGTTCCTGGAGTGATGCATAATCCAAAGGAACGTTTAGGTATTCTCTGGGGATACAACCTCCCGAAGGTCCTCCTATCTGAGCGGCTTTGAACTCCTTGCCGCCGGGAATACCACCCCCGATATCGAAAACAACCTCACCAAGGCAGGTCCCTATTGGCACCTCGACAAGTCCGCTGGTGGAGATTGCCCCTGCCAGGGCAAAAACTTTGGTCCCTTTACTCTCCGCCGTTCCGAAGGAGGCGTACCATTCTGCCCCCTTCTTTATGATTCCGGCGATATTTGCGTATGTTTCCACATTGTTGAGAAGACTGGGCTTTCCCCATAGGCCCTTGTTTGCCGGAAATGGAGGCCTCGGCCGTGGCTCTCCCCGTCTTCCCTCGATGGAAGCGATCAGCGCCGTTTCCTCTCCGCAGACGAAGGCTCCCGATCCCATTCTGATCTCGATATCAAAATTAAACTCGCTGCCGAGAATGTTTTCTCCGAGAAGTCCCGACTCCTTTGCCTCCTCGATTGCATGGCCGAGCCGTTTTACCGCCAGGGGGTATTCGGCGCGGACATATACGACACCGTGATCGGCACCGATGGTCTTCCCCGCTATTGCCATTCCTTCGATAAGGGCATGCGGGTCTCCCTCCAGAACACTTCGGTCCATGAAGGCACCCGGATCGCCCTCATCGGCATTACAAAGAACATACTTTTCCTCTCCCGGAGATTTGCGGGTAAAATCCCACTTCAGCCAGGTAGGGAAACCTGCCCCTCCCCGACCTCTGAGACCCGATTTTTTGAGGGTATCGATTACCTTGTCCGTATCATCTTCACTCAACACCCTAGCAAGAGCCGAATAAGCCCCACAGGCAATTGCATCTTCGATGGAATCGGGATCGACAACCCCACAGCGGGAAAGTACGATCTTTGCCTGTCCCCGGTAAAAATCAACCTCATCAACCATTACAACCGAACGTTGCTCAGCTCTATTATAGTGGAGGAGATGCTCTATTGGGGCGACGGTGTCGTTCTTCCCTGCCTTGTAAAGGGATTCGCAGATTTCCCGGCAATCTTCCGGATGCACCCCTTCATAAAACAGGCCTTCCGGCTCAATCATAACAACGGGGCCTCTTGCACAAGGGCCTAGGCAGCCGGTTTTTTTTACCGACGCATCAACGGCCAATTCTTTCAGGTTGGACTCCAGAGCCTCCATTACCTCGATGCTGCCCGATGCCAGACAACCACCTCCTGCACAGACCCGAATCAGATGGGTTTTTTTCCTTTCTGATGCACAGAGTTGCGTTTGGACCTGAGTAAGTTCATTGCTGTTCCCTATTCGTTTCATACCGCCTCCTTGGTCCGATACGGAAAAAGGATGTCCCGGACCGTTGCCGGTTTCACACGTTGATGAACATCCTCATCGATCATGACGACTGGAGAGAGTCCGCAGGCCCCGAAACAACGTCCAATTTCCAGGCTGAAGAGTCTGTCTTCGGTCGTTTCTCCCACATCGATGCCGAGGACATCTTGCAGGGCGGAAAGCACTTCCTTCCCTCCCCGGACATAGCATGCGGTACCGAGGCATACTCGGACGATGTGTTCCCCTCTGGGGACGGTGGAAAAGTAGGAATAGAATCCAACCACTCCCGCAACTTCACTGTAGGGGATTCGCAAGCGCCGGCTTATCTGCTTCAGCACTTCCTGATCAAGGTAACCGAAAAGGTTCTGAGCGTTTTGCAGGACCGGAATCAGTGCCCCCCGGGTGTCGAGAAACGAGTCGATAATCGCATTTGTCTGGTCGATCATCTCTTTTTGTGTTAATACTTCCATGCAGCCTCCTTCATATGCTTCGAATTATTGTGAATAGCAACGTAGGTGGTACAAGGTTAAAGCGAATTGCAAGTGTCAAATAGCAGGTATTTCATAATAAATCTCACTGAATAAAGATAAATGTGATTTTTATGTGAATAATGATATTTTATCACGGTTTGGCCCATAGGGGTAAGAAAAATGGTTCTTCTCCGTGCAGGCAAAACATGGTATAAAAGATTGTGGATATTTCCCGGATTGAAAAATTTATTGAGTATGTACCCGATGCAGTGTTTATTATTGAACCTGATGGTATGATTGCCGCTCTTAATAAACGAGCGCTTCGCCTGACCGGTCTCGATTCGACTGCTCTTATCGGTATAAGTTTTTCCGATCTTTTGTTACCGGAACATGTTTCACTTCTTAAGCAACTCTATCTCTCGGGAGAATCTGCTTCCTCCGATATCCAGGGACGCATGAATACGGTACTGTTGGGACGTGAAGGTCACCGGGTACACGTCAACCTACGGGCCCAGGGTTTCCGCGACCAAATGTTTTCCGGCTACATGGTGGTTTGCCGGGAGGTGGGACATCATCTTGAGATTGAGCGACAGCGTTCACTTCAGCACGATCTTGCAATGGCGCTTGTTGGTATACAAAATATTGAAGAAGCCGTAAACCTGGTACTCGATACAGGGGTGAAGATATCGGAGTGTGACGGAGGCGCTCTTTTCCTAAGAGGGGCAGAAGACGGCAGATGGGAACTATCTTCCTTCCTAAATATTGAGGAAGAGGAGATTACTTCCTTGTCCTTTGTCGAAGAATTAAACCGGTTACCGGATGGAATTCGGCAGTGGATTGTCTTTGGAGAACGAGGCAGCGATGCCGTTTTGTTGCCTCCGCCCGCCATGCGTAGACTCGGTATCCGTTTTGCGATGACAATTCCCGTTATTTCCGAAACCAAACCCGGGGCCGTCCTCTTTTTCTTTTCCCATCAGGCAAGGCAGATGGATGTCGAAGCGAGAAGAAGTCTGGAAATTATCGCCAGCCAGTTCGGCTCGCTTGTCGCCAGGCTCCATTCGGAGCGCAAATTTCGTTCGATGGAAGGATTCGGCCGCTCTTTGATAAAGTCAATGCCAAGTGGGCTCATCACCAGAAATCATGACGGTATTATTACCCATTTCAACCTTGCTGCCGAGCAGCTGCTCGGGATTAAGGGTGACACTGTTATTGGAAAAAGGGATTTGCCTGATACTGTTTTCTTCTTTGACGAGAAGGGTAACATCATTGAACACTTTGATGCTCCTACCTTCCTGGTGTTGAAGAGCGGAAAACCGCTGAGAAATGTTTTGATTCGGGCTATTCGGCCGGACGGCAGTACTGTTTGGCTTTCTGTTAATGGAGAACCCCTCTTCGGCAAAGATGAAGAACCTGTGGCTGCAGTCATCACCATGAAAGATGTGAGTGATCACCTTCGACTGGTTGATGAGCTGGAGCAGGCTCGGCAGATGGCGGTAACGGCCAGCGACAGTAAGAGTCGTTTTCTTGCCAATATCAGCCATGAAATCAGAACTCCCTTGAGCGGTATCATGGGTATGACAGATCTTTTGCTTTCAGGTCCGCTGACCGAGGATCAGCGGGAGAATCTCTTCCTTATGAAAGAGGCGGAGGAGCTGCTGCTTGATATCATTAATAAGGTTCTCGAGATTAGTAAAATCGAATCGGGAAAACTGTCCCTTGAGCTTGAACCATTTCGACTCCGCGGCGCCATTAATAAGGCTGCGCTTCCTATTTTTATGGGGTGTAAAGAGAAGGGAATTGTCCTTGATATTGATGTATCTCCTTCGATACCTGATAGGCTTATTGGTGATGGCTCGCGCCTGACACAGGTTCTCACCAATTTTCTCAGTAACGCCTTGAAGTTTACCGAATCCGGCACCATTACTTTGACGGTGGTTGAAACATCTCGAAACGAAAACGGTAAAGTCGAACTCTTTTTTTCGGTCAAGGATACCGGTATCGGCATTCCTTCCGATGCGCAAACAACCATTTTTGATGATTTCAGACAGATCGATTCAGGACCGGCGAAGAGGCATCAGGGAACGGGACTTGGACTTGCCATAAGCAAAAAACTTGTGGAACTAATGGATGGTTCCATCGGCGTGGAAAGTGAGGGAGGACAGGGCAGCCGTTTCTTCTTTTCCGCGATGTTCACCCTTCTTGACGAGGGTGAGCCGGAAACGGGAAATGAGGCGGAGCATGTTTTCCATGAGAGAAGACTTCGTGTGCTTCTTGCGGAGGATAACGAACTAAATCAGCGATCCATCAGTTATTTCCTGGAGGAAGCGGGGCACTTCGTTACTATTGCGGCGAACGGAAGAGAAGCCATTGAAATATTGAAAAGGGAGCCCTTCGATCTCATTCTGATGGATGTACAGATGCCTGAGAT
This genomic window contains:
- the nuoF gene encoding NADH-quinone oxidoreductase subunit NuoF, with product MKRIGNSNELTQVQTQLCASERKKTHLIRVCAGGGCLASGSIEVMEALESNLKELAVDASVKKTGCLGPCARGPVVMIEPEGLFYEGVHPEDCREICESLYKAGKNDTVAPIEHLLHYNRAEQRSVVMVDEVDFYRGQAKIVLSRCGVVDPDSIEDAIACGAYSALARVLSEDDTDKVIDTLKKSGLRGRGGAGFPTWLKWDFTRKSPGEEKYVLCNADEGDPGAFMDRSVLEGDPHALIEGMAIAGKTIGADHGVVYVRAEYPLAVKRLGHAIEEAKESGLLGENILGSEFNFDIEIRMGSGAFVCGEETALIASIEGRRGEPRPRPPFPANKGLWGKPSLLNNVETYANIAGIIKKGAEWYASFGTAESKGTKVFALAGAISTSGLVEVPIGTCLGEVVFDIGGGIPGGKEFKAAQIGGPSGGCIPREYLNVPLDYASLQELGAIMGSGGLIVMDDDTCMVDVARYFLEFVQEESCGKCTPCRVGTKRMLEILERICNGKGEMEDIDRLIELGTKIKETALCGLGQTAPNPVLSTIRHFRHEYEEHIRDHHCTAGVCPALVRAPCQSACPAGVDIPGFISLVKERRYAEALRLHRERNPFAAVCARVCFHTCEDKCRRAGIDEAVAIRAIKRYMVDQEVTVQRPEVREDADREGRKVAIIGAGPAGLSCGYFLARLGYRPRIFEAQSRPGGMLVQTIPAYRLPRETLAREIRMIEQIGVDIVTDKRLGRDFSLQDLRDEGYEAIFIAVGAPGNLRLGIRGEAAEGVVQGIDFLRTYNIRGSVSVGERIVVVGGGNAAVDAARTAIRLGAKEVTMLYRRSREQMPAYAEEIEEALLEGVKLMSLTQPSEILTDGKGAVRAIRCHGMTLGEFDRSGRRRPTDDEAQPFEIETDQIIIAIGQALDKKTFAGATEIPIGGNRFIAANQRDGSTAIPWLFAGGDAATGPNSVVSAIASGEKAAVGIDAALFGSSDPFWRKEKKLDTDYDPTADPVPYPREKIPTIEIERRKNNFDEVEKTWTESVAIRQCARCLRCDYGKEQV
- a CDS encoding NADH-quinone oxidoreductase subunit NuoE family protein, with the protein product MEVLTQKEMIDQTNAIIDSFLDTRGALIPVLQNAQNLFGYLDQEVLKQISRRLRIPYSEVAGVVGFYSYFSTVPRGEHIVRVCLGTACYVRGGKEVLSALQDVLGIDVGETTEDRLFSLEIGRCFGACGLSPVVMIDEDVHQRVKPATVRDILFPYRTKEAV
- a CDS encoding response regulator, translating into MDISRIEKFIEYVPDAVFIIEPDGMIAALNKRALRLTGLDSTALIGISFSDLLLPEHVSLLKQLYLSGESASSDIQGRMNTVLLGREGHRVHVNLRAQGFRDQMFSGYMVVCREVGHHLEIERQRSLQHDLAMALVGIQNIEEAVNLVLDTGVKISECDGGALFLRGAEDGRWELSSFLNIEEEEITSLSFVEELNRLPDGIRQWIVFGERGSDAVLLPPPAMRRLGIRFAMTIPVISETKPGAVLFFFSHQARQMDVEARRSLEIIASQFGSLVARLHSERKFRSMEGFGRSLIKSMPSGLITRNHDGIITHFNLAAEQLLGIKGDTVIGKRDLPDTVFFFDEKGNIIEHFDAPTFLVLKSGKPLRNVLIRAIRPDGSTVWLSVNGEPLFGKDEEPVAAVITMKDVSDHLRLVDELEQARQMAVTASDSKSRFLANISHEIRTPLSGIMGMTDLLLSGPLTEDQRENLFLMKEAEELLLDIINKVLEISKIESGKLSLELEPFRLRGAINKAALPIFMGCKEKGIVLDIDVSPSIPDRLIGDGSRLTQVLTNFLSNALKFTESGTITLTVVETSRNENGKVELFFSVKDTGIGIPSDAQTTIFDDFRQIDSGPAKRHQGTGLGLAISKKLVELMDGSIGVESEGGQGSRFFFSAMFTLLDEGEPETGNEAEHVFHERRLRVLLAEDNELNQRSISYFLEEAGHFVTIAANGREAIEILKREPFDLILMDVQMPEMDGMEATGIIRSHTDRLFNPNIPIIALTAYALKEDELRFIAAGMDRFVTKPVKKELLFLAIYEMTGNTSLPVEDEAGLRSSDPSIVPGSISDRESEELYEFLRDYQNDLDIGRQILDVFIDEYPAKKETLGQALLNRDIELLADQLHSLTNSLSALRIFGLGNECHLAEALTKDGELEEVERRVAQLLPRFDRVHENAIHCRQIIDDIDM